One genomic region from Argentina anserina chromosome 2, drPotAnse1.1, whole genome shotgun sequence encodes:
- the LOC126782570 gene encoding uncharacterized protein LOC126782570 has product MLLLQKFDIEIKDKKATENVVADHLSRITHESNADEDSLPLRDSFPDEQLFALNVSEPWYADIINYIVSGKIPSDYSRAQKDLVKTTKHYVWDEPYLWKHCPDLLIRMCIPETEFQSILTFCHSHVEGGHFAGKKNAMKSIMFQNGLNSLFVRFGTPRYIISDGGSHFCNKSFAVLLRKFHVHHKVTTPYHPKTSGQVEVSNKEIKQILEKTVEPTRKDWSQRLDEALWEYRTTYKTPIGMSPYRKVFIGSYN; this is encoded by the exons ATGTTGCTACTTCAGAAGTTTGATATTGAGATCAAAGATAAGAAAGCCACTGAGAATGTGGTGGCAGACCACCTGAGCAGGATCACGCATGAATCTAATGCAGATGAGGACTCATTGCCTCTGCGTGATAGCTTCCCTGATGAGCAACTTTTTGCTCTCAACGTTTCTGAGCcttggtatgcagatattatTAACTATATTGTGTCAGGCAAAATACCAAGCGACTACAGTAGAGCTCAGAAGGACTTGGTGAAGACAACTAAGCATTATGTGTGGGATGAGCCTTATCTATGGAAACATTGTCCAGATTTGTTGATACGAATGTGCATTCCTGAAACTGAATTTCAATCTATTCTCACTTTTTGTCACTCACATGTAGAGGGAGGTCACTTTGCTGGAAAGAAGAATGCAATGAAG TCGATTATGTTTCAAAATGGGTTGAATTCACTGTTTGTTAGATTTGGTACTCCCAGGTACATCATCAGTGATGGAGGGTCTCATTTTTGTAACAAGTCTTTTGCAGTTTTGCTAAGAAAATTCCATGTTCATCATAAGGTGACAACACCTTATCATCCTAAAACGAGCGGGCAGGTAGAAGTATCCAACAAGGAGATCAAACAAATTTTGGAGAAGACTGTTGAACCAACCCGGAAAGATTGGAGTCAACGCTTAGATGAGGCGTTATGGGAATACAGGACAACATACAAGACACCGATTGGGATGTCTCCTTATCGAAAG GTGTTCATTGGAAGTTACAACTGA